A part of Legionella sainthelensi genomic DNA contains:
- a CDS encoding universal stress protein produces MYKNILFATDLLKEHNHLTAKAITIAQQFNAKLFLLHVIELPASFQLAQGLGFTELANPAKDDAQTVLALIGENFNIPIEQQFVEVGSVKEHIFNKVKELNCQLIILGSHSSTLHTFLGSTAHATVNHAPCDVLTLRL; encoded by the coding sequence ATGTATAAAAATATTTTATTTGCTACGGATTTGCTTAAAGAACATAATCATCTCACAGCAAAAGCAATTACTATCGCACAACAATTTAATGCCAAACTCTTTTTATTGCATGTCATTGAATTACCTGCAAGCTTCCAACTTGCCCAAGGACTAGGATTTACAGAGCTGGCAAATCCTGCCAAAGATGACGCACAAACTGTTTTAGCTTTGATAGGTGAGAATTTTAATATTCCCATTGAGCAACAGTTTGTTGAAGTAGGCTCCGTCAAAGAACATATTTTCAATAAAGTAAAAGAATTAAATTGTCAGCTCATTATTTTAGGCAGTCACTCTTCTACACTCCACACTTTTTTAGGAAGCACAGCGCATGCTACTGTAAATCACGCTCCATGTGATGTACTCACTTTACGACTGTAA
- a CDS encoding alpha/beta hydrolase, with protein sequence MKSKTVLDPVAQTFLDQVNSQPGPKFHELTPQQARDAFKHLQTLVSVNKEPVDTEKHELPVGPNGKVSIRILRPPGTLGVLPVLVYVHGGGWVRGDYKMYERMLSALTNGSGAALIFVEFQRAPEGQYPIPIEEVYAVVQWIAENGSQLNLDVSRLAIAGESAGGNIAAAVTLLAKERKGPKIGFQLLLYPVTSATFTQASYQEFANGYFLSVEAIQCLWDFYCPDITIRNQPTASPLMATLDQLSGLPPTLIISAECDVTRDECEAYAHKLIEAEVPVLSVRFEATVHAFLMLDALAETQASRGAMALIFYKLRDFFEN encoded by the coding sequence ATGAAATCCAAAACCGTACTAGATCCTGTAGCTCAGACTTTTTTAGACCAAGTGAATAGCCAGCCCGGCCCCAAATTTCATGAGCTTACACCCCAACAAGCACGGGATGCATTTAAGCATCTACAGACATTAGTTTCTGTTAATAAAGAACCGGTAGATACTGAAAAACATGAGCTTCCTGTGGGGCCAAATGGTAAAGTAAGTATACGCATCCTTCGTCCACCTGGTACCCTCGGAGTTTTGCCAGTATTGGTTTATGTACATGGAGGGGGTTGGGTGCGAGGTGATTATAAAATGTACGAACGTATGTTAAGCGCTTTGACGAATGGCTCGGGTGCAGCTCTAATTTTTGTGGAGTTTCAAAGGGCACCAGAAGGACAATATCCAATCCCGATCGAAGAAGTTTATGCTGTGGTCCAATGGATTGCAGAAAATGGGAGTCAACTCAATTTGGATGTTTCACGGTTAGCTATTGCTGGAGAAAGTGCAGGAGGAAATATTGCTGCTGCAGTAACTCTTTTAGCAAAAGAGCGTAAGGGACCAAAAATTGGTTTTCAGCTTCTTCTCTACCCTGTGACAAGTGCAACGTTCACTCAGGCATCCTATCAGGAATTTGCAAATGGTTATTTTCTTTCTGTAGAGGCAATTCAATGTCTTTGGGATTTCTATTGTCCTGATATCACTATACGGAATCAACCGACCGCATCACCACTCATGGCTACTCTTGACCAATTATCCGGGCTACCTCCTACACTTATTATTAGTGCTGAGTGCGATGTAACGCGTGATGAATGTGAGGCTTATGCTCACAAACTTATTGAAGCAGAAGTTCCCGTTTTGTCGGTACGGTTTGAAGCTACTGTCCATGCTTTTCTTATGCTGGATGCACTCGCAGAAACCCAGGCTAGCAGGGGGGCAATGGCTCTTATATTTTATAAACTACGTGATTTTTTTGAGAATTAG
- the pcnB gene encoding polynucleotide adenylyltransferase PcnB: MLKRNRAHIAPVDSAYIIPRNKHNISKTDISSNALKVLNRLIGAGFQAYIVGGSVRDLLLHKAPKDFDVATNATPNQVKSLFRNGRIIGRRFKLVHILFHREIIEVATFRGHVALDENQVTNERGMLVRDNAYGSLDEDAWRRDFTINSLYYNINDSSIIDFTGGVKDVEERLIRMIGDPIKRYQEDPVRMLRAIRFSAKLNFKLASETAAPFPEINHLITHVSSSRLFDEMTKLYQCGNAETVQKLLMQYGLFEHLFPQTHKLLGSAYPINALLAIALENTDTRIREEKPVTPAFLFAVLLWFPMVEQSKQLQSTGIDPLPSIEQAMSFVISEQNRIISIPKRYSQIIREIWLLQYRFAKRLGGRAFNLLQHPRFRASYDFMALRSLAGDESMELAQWWTSFQDANEEEQAKMVAQITPDFPKRKKRRRKPRTSDGQ, encoded by the coding sequence CTGTTAAAGAGAAATAGGGCTCATATTGCACCTGTTGATTCTGCTTATATAATACCAAGAAATAAACATAACATATCCAAAACAGATATTAGCAGTAATGCGCTTAAAGTGCTTAATCGTTTAATAGGTGCAGGATTTCAAGCATATATTGTGGGTGGTAGTGTTAGGGATTTATTACTTCATAAAGCACCAAAAGATTTTGATGTCGCAACCAATGCAACACCGAATCAAGTCAAAAGCTTGTTTCGAAATGGTCGAATTATTGGTCGTCGCTTCAAGTTGGTTCATATACTCTTTCACCGCGAAATCATCGAAGTGGCGACCTTTAGAGGCCATGTAGCTCTTGATGAAAATCAAGTAACAAATGAACGTGGAATGTTAGTTCGCGATAATGCTTACGGTTCTCTTGATGAAGATGCATGGAGACGAGATTTCACCATTAATTCACTTTACTATAACATTAACGATTCATCTATTATTGACTTTACGGGTGGAGTTAAAGACGTAGAAGAAAGATTGATTCGAATGATTGGTGATCCAATCAAACGTTATCAAGAAGATCCTGTACGAATGTTACGTGCTATTCGATTCAGTGCCAAATTAAATTTTAAACTGGCCTCAGAAACTGCAGCCCCCTTTCCAGAAATTAATCATCTCATCACCCATGTATCCAGTTCTCGTTTATTTGATGAAATGACTAAATTGTACCAATGTGGCAATGCAGAAACAGTACAAAAATTACTCATGCAGTATGGTTTATTTGAACATCTATTTCCGCAAACGCATAAATTATTAGGTAGTGCTTACCCAATAAATGCATTATTAGCAATTGCGCTTGAAAATACTGACACCCGTATTCGTGAAGAAAAACCAGTTACTCCTGCATTTTTGTTTGCCGTTTTATTATGGTTTCCAATGGTTGAGCAATCAAAACAATTACAGAGTACAGGCATTGACCCGCTGCCCTCTATAGAACAAGCTATGTCTTTTGTCATTTCAGAACAAAACCGAATTATTTCTATTCCCAAACGTTACAGTCAAATTATTCGAGAAATCTGGTTATTACAATACCGTTTTGCAAAACGGCTAGGAGGAAGGGCATTTAATCTTCTACAACATCCGCGTTTTAGAGCATCTTATGACTTTATGGCCCTACGCTCGTTAGCTGGAGATGAATCCATGGAGTTAGCGCAATGGTGGACATCTTTTCAGGATGCCAATGAAGAAGAACAAGCAAAAATGGTTGCACAAATTACACCCGACTTTCCTAAACGTAAAAAGCGACGTCGAAAACCCAGAACAAGTGATGGTCAATGA
- the folK gene encoding 2-amino-4-hydroxy-6-hydroxymethyldihydropteridine diphosphokinase, whose amino-acid sequence MNTCYLGLGSNQKSPERQLRKAIQSIRALRLTAVTKISSFYWSKAWGLKSQQIFCNAVIEISTRLSPLQLLSACKQIEKKQGRVRKKRWGPRIIDIDILYYEKRIIQSKKLIIPHPYIQLRDFVLIPLNEINPKPI is encoded by the coding sequence ATGAACACATGTTATTTAGGTCTAGGCTCAAATCAGAAGAGCCCCGAACGCCAACTTCGCAAAGCAATCCAATCCATTAGAGCATTACGGCTAACAGCAGTAACTAAAATTTCATCATTTTACTGGAGCAAGGCCTGGGGATTAAAGAGCCAACAAATCTTCTGTAACGCAGTTATTGAAATAAGCACTCGCTTATCACCTTTACAATTACTTAGCGCCTGCAAGCAAATTGAGAAAAAGCAAGGTCGCGTTCGCAAAAAACGTTGGGGACCAAGAATAATTGATATTGATATTCTGTATTATGAAAAACGAATTATCCAATCAAAAAAGCTCATTATTCCTCATCCATACATCCAGTTGAGGGATTTTGTGTTAATTCCCTTAAACGAAATAAACCCCAAACCTATATAA